A stretch of Vannielia litorea DNA encodes these proteins:
- a CDS encoding Csu type fimbrial protein, translated as MIPRTLRTLAAMAALAVAPMTAQAANCTATVTDVNFGTVTLRAGANNTTQGNIRVTCSNPLLLVADVVGVCVQIGPGSGGAGAGNSPRYMRNGSGRALAYDLRLGGSSAVTGPTTEVFRSITMLVGLGGTVDIPIYGRIVENAPSVPTGSYASNFSGPTQVKLTYGVLACGLLGQTSTPAPFTVSAQLEASCEIDVSSMNFGVIPTQLTAPVDQTASLNVRCSDATPYTVTLGQGTGGGTDPARRRMKNGANVLEYGLYRDAARSAVWGATPTTDLDATGAGLNQGYTIYGRIHAGQSAEFGTYTDSVVVTVNY; from the coding sequence ATGATCCCCCGCACCCTCCGCACCCTCGCGGCGATGGCCGCCCTGGCCGTCGCACCGATGACCGCCCAGGCGGCCAACTGCACCGCCACGGTCACCGATGTGAACTTCGGCACCGTCACGCTGCGCGCCGGCGCCAACAACACGACCCAGGGCAACATCCGCGTCACCTGCAGCAATCCGTTGCTGCTGGTCGCCGATGTCGTCGGCGTCTGCGTGCAGATCGGCCCCGGCTCGGGCGGCGCGGGGGCCGGCAACTCGCCGCGCTACATGCGCAACGGCTCGGGCCGCGCACTTGCCTACGACCTGCGCCTCGGCGGTTCCTCCGCCGTGACCGGGCCGACCACCGAGGTGTTCCGGTCCATCACCATGCTGGTCGGTCTCGGCGGAACCGTGGACATCCCGATCTACGGCCGCATCGTCGAGAACGCGCCCAGCGTGCCCACCGGCAGCTACGCCAGCAACTTCAGCGGCCCGACACAGGTGAAGCTCACCTACGGCGTGCTGGCCTGCGGGCTTCTCGGCCAAACCAGCACCCCCGCCCCGTTCACCGTGTCGGCCCAGCTCGAGGCGAGCTGCGAGATCGACGTGAGCAGCATGAACTTCGGGGTGATCCCCACCCAGTTGACCGCACCCGTCGACCAGACCGCCTCGCTGAACGTGCGCTGCTCCGATGCCACGCCTTACACCGTGACCCTCGGCCAGGGGACAGGCGGCGGCACCGATCCGGCGCGCCGACGCATGAAGAACGGGGCCAATGTGCTTGAATACGGGCTCTACCGCGATGCCGCCCGCAGCGCCGTCTGGGGCGCGACCCCCACGACCGACCTCGACGCCACCGGCGCCGGCCTGAACCAGG